Part of the Sebastes umbrosus isolate fSebUmb1 chromosome 3, fSebUmb1.pri, whole genome shotgun sequence genome is shown below.
TCtcatatttaatgtattaaGGGTGATATATATATTGTTCTGGGCTTTTCACAGCCATCTTTGCTCCAAGATAAGGTTAATTGTTTCTGGCATATTGAAACATGATGttagtgtatttatttttccttataAGCCTGGTTGACTGCGTGACTCGTTTTGTGTCATGTCCTGAAAAACGGCTGCTGGAATTCGATCATGGGTTTTGCTTGTATAAACCACGAGTCACTGCTAAACTACCTACCCTGTTTTAACATACTGGGTCACAGGTCACCTCCCTGATAAACTCCCTGAGCCGACTGCATGAAACATGACTGACTTCACGTCTGTCCTCCATTGTGGTCCGTGTTGTAGTTAGATGAGGGGTGAGAATCAGCAGCTAGAATCACAGAGTACAGTCATTATATGATACTCGggttgtcctcgaccaaagtaattcttagtcaactaacacttgtgcaattttgtcgACTAACCGATTAGtcgatttaatcgacagatctgtaaaactgagtttctccacaaagaatcacacaaaagcaccactttgaatcgtgtgtttaccagagatgtgctcataagtttttagaaataagtcattcagcatgaaaaataaGCATAAAAAATACTAATCGACAAAAGAAATCTTTAGAACAAAACTAACTACTACATTAGTTATGtaatgcataaaaaaatgagTGTAACTTACATGTATGGCAAAGACCAAACCCTAAAATGCtataattacagtttttcaaATGCAAAACAGTCATGACCTGACAAAAGGCTAAAATGCCAGAAAGAAAAATAGTTCAAGAGTTCTGCAGCAATTATAAAAAGCAAACTCttaaatcaatcttttttttttaatttgtacaaaTAATATGAAAGTCAAAATACTACAATATTAGCACAAAAATGCAAACTGTAGAATCCAGAATCTATATGTTTAATGTTCTCACACTTTTATAATTTCCAGCCTTAGGCTTGTGCATTAAACCaaagtgttttcattagctcTATTCCTGCTTCCTCAATGTATAACAGAGCCAGCCTCATTAATTCCTTCCTCCTGCATGGACTCATTATACCGCTGCACCTTCTCACaatttctctctgcctcttatTCCCTTTTTTCCTCCAATCTCCTTCCTGTCTGTGAACTCAACTTGCCCCCTcgcttttcctcttttctctgtcaTCATTTTCAGTTCTCTTCGGATTAGTCGTTATCTTCTTCTCAAGGATTCCCCCCCCATTATTTTCTCACCTTTCCTTAGCTCAGCACCCTTTCCTGAATAATTTGTGTTATTCTTTCCTTAATTCATCTCCATAACTTAgtctttttttcacattcacCTTCTCTTTCTGCAGATCCTCTGTGGTTTTCTTCCTTTGCTTTTCCCCATGCCTTATTCCTCTTCATGTCTTCCATCCTTTCCTGTTTCTTGATATTTTTTCTTGATAGCCTTTTCTTccacactttatttttcagcagcttgttcttcctttttttccccctcaactCCATCCTCCTTCCAGTGTTACACAAATCTTCTTCTCATGTCATCCTTGCTGCCAGGTCCTCTGACCTACTCCTAAACCTTATACACCTCCTCTTAATCCTCTTTATTCATGCGTCCCTCTCTTTCCAAACTCCTCCCATGCAGCTATATGAAACAGTATTATAAATAATTGCTATACGTCTATATCCTGTTGGTTTTACTCACCTGCATGTCTCAACAAGTCAGGGATAATGGCTTTGTGACAAGCATATTTTCTTACAAATGCAGATATAGACACATTGAGGTAGCGTTTACATTGAATACAAATGGAAAATCATTGCAGCCTTTATTCTTGTGCATTCCACCATATATTACAAAAACTAATCTcttgtgctgtttttttccaaTTATTGTACAATTAAGAATCCTTTCAATGCACATGAACAGACATACTGGGGTTGAAGTTTATGATAAGTAAGTACAATAAAACCTCATGTGTTATTCATGAGATTCAACACTTGTATATTTCCTTTCTTCCCCTACTTCCTGCCCATCCTGCTCATCTTTCCATCTCAGAGGCAGAAAGCCTTTCAAGAGAACACCCACaaaaaccaccaccaccaacaacaacaacaacaataaagcaCTTAGCCGTGAAAACCCATCTTTGTTTTCACAAAATGTGACAGATCCAATGGAGACACACACTCTTTCCTGCCAACAAATCTAATCAGAGCTTTGGTCTGGTTCATTCTGGGTTTGTTTATGGAAAAGTCCTGTTTTGACCTGCCTCACAAactaatttttttcttttcgtaACATTATGTCCTGTTGATCAGTACATGTAGTTAATTATCTCATGGAGCCATGCTCCCCGAAGAAGTGTATAGCATCTTTTATGTGCTTGTAAAATCCCTCTATTTAAGTGCTTCACCCCGCTTGTACCTGTTCCCAGAGATTGAATTACTACACAGGGTAATGGAAACCATGCAGAGTGCTGTGGGACATCCTATTCCCACACAACAACCGTTTAATCACAGCAGAACATTGGGCACTTTGccacataatatatatatacatacagtatatatgtgagTGAGTGGAGACAGAAAGAccacagaaagaaagagtgtgtgtattGTGAGGAAACATAACCACTTACATCCAGGGGTACAGTCTTATATGTGTCTATACTTTGGGTGAGACACACTTCACTGAGGTAAATACAAATCCAAGAGTGAAATCCATAGTTGCAGGAAACCTGAGTCAACATCGGTATCTATCAGCATCGTAATGGATCTTAATTGAAGCAATAAAAGGGCAAAATGATGAAGAGACTGGCCTTTAATTGCTCCCTTTCTACTAATTCCCTCCTGGGCAAGTTGGTATAAAGGCAGTACTTTAATGAAAGATTAACATAGATCATCAGAATTGACAGCCTCagagtggagtgtgtgtgtgtggtagagtAAGAGCTCATTTCATACACGACCACATAGTTTTCACGCGGTCTGACCAGAAGACACATCACCACCTCCCTCCGCACCACTGCCAGGTTTCACTTTTGTGATCTCTCTCTTGGATTTTCTCATCTCTCGTCACTCTTTTGTTGTCTTTCTGCcttactgctgctgtttttttttgttttttatttttgttttttttaaaaaagaagctTTTTCCCCCATCATCTGATCTCgattctcctcttcctctctccagtGATGTCGTCTCTTCTGAGGGAGGAGATGCAGAGAGTTTTATTCCGACCTGCAAAACAGAGACTGGTGGAGTTTATTGAAATTGAAGAGCCGACGCATGGAAGACATTTTATCTGTGTCTCAGGTAAAAACAGCTTTCTTCTTGATCAGATTAGAAAGCAGTTTTTTAGGGGTTTAAGATGCTCATTGGAATTGACCTTTACAGGTGTATTACCTTGGTTGTAGAGTGCTATTGTATGAAACATCTATGACGCCTGAAAGGATTCATGgttttacttttactgcagATGATGAAATGTCTGGTGCTGCAGTGTGcttatgtgttattttccttttttttctgcagtttcaaaaaacaaattggTGGAGTTATGTATAGTGCGGTGTCAGGTATCTCAGCCGTCCCTAAAGTCGTCTGGATCCAAGAAGTCGTCCCACACCAAACGCTCCAGCTTACAGGAGTGCTACAGGAGGACGGAGGTCTGGTCCCTGTCAGCCTTGACTCTGGTTGATGGACGGGACCCTGATGTGGTAATTAAGCTTGCAATTTCCATTGcttattattgcattattttCCATAGTTTTCAATAGAAAGGATGATTGGcacataatatataattattaaaatatgttcTCTAATAACTTAAATCATAATCACACTTTTACTCTCTATGAATGCTTTGAAACAATGTAATTTATCTcaaacatattgtaattcagtgAATTATTTTTTAGTGCTACATATTACTTTTATGATGATTTGTGtggaccaaaaaaaagaaatatcaactGTCTCTCTTTGggattttaaatgaaaacaaataagcaAAATGTGTAAGGGAAAAAAGTTAGTTACAACACAAATTTGTCCACCTAGACCTATTTGTTGTGCACAACCACCTCAATTATCTGTTTTAATAATGTAGAATGGGTTTgacaaaagaaaatcttaacttAAAGGTCCATATACTGTAGCTTTATTTGCAGCTTTAAACCACATTTCATTGATCAAACAATACAGTTTTCTCAGTTCAGAAAGCCATTGTTTGAATGAATGTGAAATAGTTGTAGTAgaattcatgtttttatcagCAAGATTATTTCATCTTATGctttataatatgaataatatgcTTTATTATCTCCCAGCAGTCCATTTGCTTTCATATATCTGGCATCTCTTCATGGATTTCTTGTCAGATTTATAATCAATTTCCATTGAGTGACCATTGTGTTcttttaaataacataacatacatCACTGTGTCAGCTCTGGTTTTAAAAAAGAGTTACCCAAAAGGTTTATTAATGCTATCTCATTCTGTGTCTACGTGGCTCCAGGATGACCCCTGTTTCCTGCTGCACTTTGACAAGGTGCGTACAGTGACGGCCGTCAGCTGCTCAGCCAAATACTCGTTTGTGCGTGCCCTGGTTGTCCTCAGCGAACAGAACTATCAGAGGTCACTGAACCTGCGGAACTTTGACTGGGCCTACATCAAGCCCACTTCCTTTTACTCCAACAGAGGAGACTGTGTTGTTCTAACACAGATATGCTTCTACGCATTCAATTTGGTATGTCTGTCCATGTGTCCCGTGCCTCTGGATGCCTAATGTAATGACACAATgattgtgtgtgggtgtatgggTGTGTCAattttaggtgtgtgtgtatgttaacTGTATAGCAGGTTTACTGTTTATAACTTGTGTTGAGTATAGGTGTGACGTGAATGTAGGCTTGTGTCTATTTTGCATACTCTGCTGAATGTATCTTCATGGCAAATGCAAATTTCAAGCTGCTTTGTATTTGTATAAGTGTGTAAATTACTTTTGTGatcttttaattaattttgaaaGTATTCTGTTCTGTGTGCTGTtgtaaaaaatgtgaatttcaaatggagaataaataaaacaattacatgTTTCTTGCCCTTCTCTGCCTTTAGCCTTCTTAAAAGTAATCATCCAATATGGTATCAATTTAGTATAGGCCTAATTCACTGTGGTGTCTGTGGTGTCTTATAGGCTTACTAATGGTAGCTCATGACTTCAGTTTTGGCCTAACCATACAGCTGAATTAACACTTAGTGTATATTTTATATGCTGGTTCCAATATATATTAGAATGTATATATTGATTACCTTTTAGgccacaaaaaaagtaaatgaaggATTCAGTATTACCCTATATTACCCTCCAGaatattattctttttatatattgttttgttaAGCATGTTTTGAAATAGTATATATGCActcagtaaataaaaaataattgtattattaagactttttaagtATCTGGTCAAAGTTAAAGAAGCACAGGGGACTTGGAGTCATGACTATGGTCCTTTCAGTAATTAACATNNNNNNNNNNNNNNNNNNNNNNNNNNNNNNNNNNNNNNNNNNNNNNNNNNNNNNNNNNNNNNNNNNNNNNNNNNNNNNNNNNNNNNNNNNNNNNNNNNNNNNNNNNNNNNNNNNNNNNNNNNNNNNNNNNNNNNNNNNNNNNNNNNNNNNNNNNNNNNNNNNNNNNNNNNNNNNNNNNNNNNNNNNNNNNNNNNNNNNNNNNNNNNNNNNNNNNNNNNNNNNNNNNNNNNNNNNNNNNNNNNNNNNNNNNNNNNNNNNNNNNNNNNNNNNNNNNNNNNNNNNNNNNNNNNNNNNNNNNNNNNNNNNNNNNNNNNNNNNNNNNNNNNNNNNNNNNNNNNNNNNNNNNNNNNNNNNNNNNNNNNNNNNNNNNNNNNNNNNNNNNNNNNNNNNNNNNNNNNNNNNNNNNNNNNNNNNNNNNNNNNNNNNNNNNNNNNNNNNNNNNNNNNNNNNNNNNNNNNNNNNNNNNNNNNNNNNNNNNNNNNNNNNNNNNNNNNNNNNNNTAATGCTAGGAGGACTTTTCTGTTGTTCTTAATGGTGAGTACGGCTTCATACTTcaagtttttattatttaaaggacccatattatgaaaaagtgagattttcacatttttttcttataaagcAGGCTacagtcctatataaatactgtgaaagtatcgaaacactcaatccacagggaaatacacacagtccgtattcagaaactctgcatttgaaacaagctgtcaggatttctgcccattcgtgatgtcacaaatatacaatatttagacccttgacacaattttaaatttaacattctaaatgtgtcccagtttattcctggttgcagtgtatgtgaatgtcatctgctgacaggaagtacacatggacccaagctgttgcctagcaacgcaattctgttgcaattccgcaAAAttcgctaaaacggagcgtttcagacagagggtgaatacaggcatattcaggctgacagtgtgaggaaaataaagttgttttttttaacattacagcatgtaaagggttctagtagaaacacaatatacaagtacgaacatgaaaatgagcataatatgggacctttaacacggTAGAATcatcattaaaaataataatataagataagatgagatattcctttattagtcccgcagtggggaaatttgcagtgtacagcagcaaaggggatagtgcagaaacaagaagcatcagctaacacagtaaaaaagagcggagtggaaaatgatattgcacagtgagaatgaatgaatgaatgaatgaatgaattaaattccacctgaaagaatgaaaaatactgtaggTTACATGctattatcattaaaaaaaacactgtataagTCTTACCCATCACTGATGATAATTAGTTTGTATccttctgttttaacagtttttcttcatctctttgtatttttatatctggtatatttttttgtagtttgcactactaactttttttactgcctttttactaacatgttttgcactatggaactgtgatgctggaaacttgaatttccctcgggatcaataaagttactatctatctatctatctatctatctatctatctatctatctatctatctatctgtctgtctacgTTTGACACGggacacattattttttcttccaCCTGTAGTTCAGCTTTCTAACCTACAGATGGCGCCAAAACATTTGCTACCAGATTGTTACAGGCGACAAGGACCATTTAGTAGCCTTAAAATGTGCCTGccgaaaataaacattaaatatatattaaactaTTTTTGTTACATATCATATTTAAATCCCCGAGTCATTTGTGTGTCTATATTGATACATTATAATTGATATATGTACAAATCgtgctaaaatacattttaattcctTCATCCCGTCGCCGGCACAGATGAGGACGGACCTGCCGCCAAAATTCGAAGTTAGAAGAAGGAGTTGACGGTTGTAAACACGCCGGGCTGTAACCTAGTTAGTGTCTGAACTTTTACCGGTTTGGTATTAAAAACACCGTAAATCTTTCCTCCGGTAGTTTGCGGAGAGTTGGACAGCCTTAAAGATGTATATTAAGTCTATTATTTTAGAAGGATTCAAGTCCTACGCTCAGAGGACGGAGATCAACGGCTTTGATCCGCTGTTCAACGCCATCACAGGACTCAACGGCAGCGGCAAGTCCAACATCCTGGACTCCATCTGTTTCCTCCTGGGCATCTCCAACCTCAGccatgtgagtgtgtttatcGGCTATAGCAGGGGTCAGCAGCCTTTACTGtctaaagagacatttaagGAACAAaatatctgtctggagccgcaaaacatttgagcattgtgatgaaggtaacacagtttatagtctaagtatatagtatataagtctaatgcagtgaggaccaaagagacaatgtactacagagtattagggtcatattgatggaaaaaaatctgagatttacagaataaagtcataatattacgagaaaaaagtttaaatattatgacaataaagtcgtaacattatgagaaaaaaaagtcgtaatattatgagaataaagtcataactttacgagaaaaaagtcgtaatattacgagaaattagtcaaaatattacgagaatgaattcataactttacgagaaaaaagtcgtaatattacgagaaattagtcaaaatattacgagaatgaattcataactttacgggaaaaaagtcgtaatattacgagaaattagtcaaaatattacgagaataaattcataactttacgggaaaaaagtcgtaatattacgagaaattagtcaaaatattacgagaataaattcataactttacgggaaaaaaagtcgtaatattacgagaaattagtcaaaatattacgagaataaattcataactttacgggaaaaaagtcgtaatattacgagaaattagtcaaaatattacgagaataaattcataactttacgggggaaaagtcgtaatattacgagaaattagtcaaaatattacgagaataaattcataactttacgggaaaaaagtactaatattacgaaaataaagtcataactttattagaaaaaaaagtcgtaatattatgagaataaagtcattatattacgagaataaagtcataactttgagaaaaaaagtaaagtaaataaacttgggatgctgttcatatatttaatttgggatgtaaataaatctgggatagtttatatattatattatcattctatgatatatgagttattagaggagaagggagaaaggggtagggaaatataagttttacttctacctactccttttcggacactattactcttttgtgtctgtttttatttatttttatgttggaaataaagtctttaattcattcattcattcaagcatcTTGAAACTTGTATCTGTTTGTGTAATTTTTCACTTGAAAGGTGCGAGCCTCCAACCTCCAGGACTTGGTTTACAAAAATGGACAGGGAGGCATCACCAAGGCCACTGTGTCTATTACCTTTGACAACTCCAACAAAAGCCAGAGTCCTCTGGGTTTTGAAACCCATGATGAGATCACCGTCACCAGACAGGTTGGTAAAGATAAAGAAGACTCTAATTGGTGTACAACTGGTTATTGTGTGCTATGCCTAATACTAAAACTGTGttatacatttttctttaaGGTGGTGATTGGTGGCAGGAACAAGTACCTCATCAATGGAGTCAATGCCAACAACACCAGGGTGCAGGACTTGTTCTGCTCTATTGGCCTCAACGTCAACAACCCGCATTTTCTCATCATGCAGGTCAGTCTTGTGTTTGCAGCAGTGGTTGCCAGATCTTGCGAGataaacaagcaaccaggtccacagaaacaagcccaaaagaagcaCCTCTCCCcctcaaaaaaacaccaaaccgatcttcttcttcttctcttcttcttcttcttctttttcttcttcttcttcttcttctcgttcttcttcttcttgtccttcttcttcttctcgtcctccttctacttcttcttcttcttcttctttttcctcttcttcttcttgttcttcttcttcttgtcctccttcttcttcttcttctcgttcttcttcttcttcttcttctcgttcttcttcttgttcttctcgttcttcttcttcttctcgttcttcttcttcttcttcatatactgtatatgtatgcatTCATTCTTGATTGCATTCATTAGATTGCATTGATGTGTCCATTTTTAGCTTGAAActttacatttcttttgttataaacttaaagttgaacatttcatgtcatttttgcatCAAATTTTaacttgtaactttacatttttcttgatATAAACTTATAGTTGaacattttgtgtcatttttgcaTCCGTTTTTAGCTTGTAATTTTACAAAATTAGATCTAGATTTAGATCGGGGGGGTGTACGGATGCAACAGGACAAACTAGACGGGTATAGAGAAGAGAGACAAGAGCAAGCCCAAATAAGCAACTACACttttagaaacaagcccaaaaaaacGCAACCCTACCCTATAACACAACCATACCAATATTTGTAAGCTACTTTTCAAGAAAATAAGTCACTTATAAAAAGCAGACTTGGCAACTCTAGTGGTTGCGTTTGTGACCCTCTCTGCAGTATTTTATATCATGTGATGTTTCCAATATTTTAGgggaggatcaccaaagtgctAAACATGAAGCCACCAGAGGTAAAGCATACACAATCCCACCATCAATACTATTTCATACAGTTGTCCTGCCTTTTTCAAGTCTTCCAATGACCACCTCTTTTCTTTCAGATCCTCGCCATGATTGAAGAGGCAGCGGGAACCAGGATGTATGAATGTAAAAAGATTAGCGCTCAGAAAACCATCGAGAAGAAGGAGGCCAAGCTGAAGGAGATTCAGACTGTATGTTAAACATCCAAACTTCTTTTTGACTAATTTATCTGAGAATGGTCATTCTCCAGTGGGCAGCTGCCACACATACAATTGCAACTAATGTTGAAATATTCAACTGATTCTCTTTGTTTACTAGATTTTGGATGAGGAAATTACTCCAACCATGCAAAAACTTCAAGAGGTAGGTACACTGCAAAATCAAAACTTGTGATTTCCTGCTGTGACTGACATATAATGGCAAGAATTATACATTTTCCGGGTTAAATTTCATGTTTTAGTcatt
Proteins encoded:
- the si:dkey-245p14.4 gene encoding exocyst complex component 1-like encodes the protein MSSLLREEMQRVLFRPAKQRLVEFIEIEEPTHGRHFICVSVSKNKLVELCIVRCQVSQPSLKSSGSKKSSHTKRSSLQECYRRTEVWSLSALTLVDGRDPDVDDPCFLLHFDKVRTVTAVSCSAKYSFVRALVVLSEQNYQRSLNLRNFDWAYIKPTSFYSNRGDCVVLTQICFYAFNLVCLSMCPVPLDA